Genomic window (Pyrus communis chromosome 13, drPyrComm1.1, whole genome shotgun sequence):
AATAGAATGTCTCAAACTTTCTCTTAATTCTTCTATGTGTTCCTGCTGTCTATGTCCGATGGCATTACCCACAAACCATGAAACTATTGAACAAATTGCACAACCAAATAAAACATCCAACCCACCCACATATTGACAAGTTGGCAGGCTCAGTCTCTCTCGTCTGTCGGCCGAAAACAATTTGAAGAAATTGGAACTTGATCACTTCGGATTGGTCAACGGCTAAAGGCTCAACTTGCATCGCTCTGACCGATGCCCAACCTACCTTAATCCAAGTTGTCACCTCTGCAATACCCGTGCATTCTATGCAAACCACTATGCTTCTAGCACGTGTTTGTGCGCGTTTGGATAAGTTGAACAAAAACTTCTTTTGAGGGGACTCtgagcagaaaaagaaaattcatttATGTCAATTGCAGAGGTGATTCAAGCTTTGTTGGATAAAATTGGATGGAGAATTCATGCAAAAGATATAGGTCTCTGGGCAAAAATCTATGAGGCGAAATACTTGCAAAGGAGCTCTATTTTGGATACAAAATTACATGAGAAGTCTGACTGCTCCTACACTTGGAAAGGAATTTTTTATTGAACTGATTTGTTGCACAAAGGAATGAAATGGAGAATTGGGAAAGGTGATGGTGTCAAGTTTTGGAAAGACCATTGGGTGTTGAATGCTcccttaattaattatattgatGCTAATAACTTTCTTGAGGAGGACTTTCcaatcttttctttctttcgtgATGGTTGGTAAGACGTCAGTAAGCTAAGATTTGCTCTTCTAGAAAAATTGGTCCAAAAAATAATCAGTTGGTCTGCTAGGACTATTGGTGCTGGAAAGGACAAACTTATATGGGGATGCACTTCATACGAAACTTTCACCGTAAAGGCAACCTATAAAGTGTTATATGATTGTGAAATAAGGCTTGCGTTTGATTAGTTTGGGATTTGGACTTCAAAATGCCCCCCAAACTTAAATTCTTCCTCTGGATCACCGGTCAAAGTAAGTTACTTACTAATGAGCAAATAACCAAAAGAAACCTAACTGTAGATTCCTCTTGCAATCTTTGTTCTTGGCCTTTAGAGACCATTCTGCATATTCTAAAGGAATGTAGTGGAGCTTATTCTACGGCCAATTATGGAATATTTTTAATTCGGACTTCAAAGCATGGTTGATAGCTAATGTGACGTCAAAGGCAATGTGGTCTGACAAGATAGCATGGAATTGTCTGTTTGTCTTTGCTCGCAGGTATATTTGGAAATGGAGGAACCACCAGATCTTTGAAATGGATTTTTCTCTTCATAGTGATCCTAAAAAGGTTATTGCTGAAGCTGCCTTTGAATGGATGAATTCCcttctaaaaattgaaaaaccacCTTCTCAGTTACATGTTATGTTGAAATGGGAGCCTCCTGCTTTTGGTTGGCACAAGTTGAATGTATATAGAtctagaaaaataattttgaacaaGATCAGTGATGGAGGAATTCTCTGTGACCAAAATGATGATTATTTAGGAGGTTTCTCTATTAATCTAGGGCAAGGGCAGATTCTAGATGCTAAAGTTTGGGGATTGCATTTCGGACTCCACCTTGCTATTAAAAAAGGCATATTTAAGTTAATCATCAAGATGAACTTTTCCTCTGCTCAGGGCCGGCCCAGGCCCAGTGCGGGCTGGGCGACCGTTCGGGGCCCAAAATAAttgggggcaccaaaattattagggtggtatatttgtatatgttttcataagagtataaatatataaaatttggttcaatGACAAAGAAGTTTAACTAGAACTAgtggttttgtcatttgaaattaatgaggaggtctTGAGTTCAAAACACGAAGTGtgcttattttcttttcaatttttacttttcatttaataagagtataaatatataaaatttggctaaatgatcaagaagtttaattagaatcaatagtttttgttgtttaaaattaacgagaggtTCTAAGTTGGAAATGCTAAGtgcatgtttattcttttcaatttttacaaatttttgtttggttgttaatttatttttaattaatagctAGTAGTTATGtgggttgttatttttaaacatttgttcCTAATCTTCCACAAAGAGTAATGCgttgaccaaattttttaaaccaaatttgcaaatcatataacgtgtcatcaaaaagtttaatttagtatcaatttattacttatacatatcaattaaagactaaaaaatatcattattttttttgtcccaTATTaacaaggttagtaaataagaaaaaacatctcacgatttatacaaaaacactttaaaagttcagatggaaaacaaaactcatatttATCTACTTGTAAACTCAGAGTTTTTTTGTTCCTTCttataatacaaaataaattagtttttcattgtttctaaattattaaatttgaagtgtttttctaagtataattttatcgatgtcttacgtgtgaaaacaaataattttcttatataaagtgAGGGCACATTTTTTGACGTCGCCCCGGGCCTCAAAAATCTCTAGACCGGCCTTGCCTCTGCTGTATCATTGTTGAACCAGTCTGTCTTCTTATGCTGTATTATTGTTGAATCAGTCTGTGCAAGATACTTTTCACCCCATTGCCACCCTTTTGAAGAGTTGCAAGGATTTGATGAGACGAATTACGCATTGTGAGTTAAAGCATATTTTCAGGGAATTGAACTATGTTGCATATCAACTAGCCAAATGGAGCTACAATTTGAACCTTCGGTtgtattcttttcaatttcctCCCCTATGGGCCGCTCTGTTGTTATTAATGCTATGTATTAGTTTCATCTGGGGTGTCTTCACTCCCTctattcacaaaaaaataaagatttgcATCAATGAATTCAACAAAAGTCTCAGCTCTCTATCAACCAATCAACAGTATCAAACACTCTTAAAGGTCGACATATTATTTGTCGGATAAGACGGACAAACCAGCAAAATATTCCTAATTAAAAAAGTATTGTATGAGAGATTAATCCAATATCAAGAGAAAGTGAGTATGACTAGAGAATGACTCTAATTATGTATTATGAATTTAATGTATTATTTACGTTATTACTTTATAAAGTCTCTGGACCTTAAAGCTTTTAAGAAAGCTAACTATTTTATGCATTTCGCGAGGTTATTATCTAGTACATCGGCCTTAGTTGGATCCAGATGATTTTATTATGTAATCGAGGTTGTTATTTTATCGAGGTTTTATAGTCGTACAAATTGAATTGAATACAACTAACTGGACCCAAATTTACAAtgttttaagggtaaattacattttaccatttcaaattttaagttaaaaCCGACGTTAGTTTGCATAGCGTCGAAATAAGGACCCATTGTGTCGCTTAAAACCGACACTATGTCTGACCTCTTACAATATCTTCataacatttcactttcatatctCATGAAGAACTCCACCCTAAAAGGGTTTTTGCAAACTAGATCTAAAAATCTTACAATAAAGCATCATCATTCACAAAGTATTGAGCATACATTAAGCACTCATCCAAGCTCATTGGGAACTGTAAAATTACACATAAGTAAAACCGATCAATTTTGTGTTACACTAACATCTTGTGTGAACAAATATCTCAAATCATATATTGGGACATGGAGTACGATGCCCATGGGTCTAATCATGTTACATGATGACCTCCAATATTCGAGAACACTAAGTGAAGTAGATCCAATAAATCAAACAGCTTCACCCCTTCACACATAGATCCAACAGAGATGTAGCACACCAAAgcgaaaaattaaaatgaagcaACTCTCCTATAAAAAGCAATCAAACTATAAACTCTGCtaaagaaataaatcaaaactaatCTCTAAGACAAATCTTGAAAATTAgtaaatagaaataaattaaaaggatAAAACCATATCGTCGCTCCACATCCTCTGAACACCCGAGAGTCATGTACCGGATAACCCCATAGTGTCACATTGGCTTAATCCAATCCTGATGCAATCAAACATCTTCCAAAATTCTTAAGTGGATGATGTTGAATACGAAAAAATACTTGATAAGTTTGTATGACAAAACCTATATATATCTTTCAATTTTGAATTACATTTGCAACTTCATGTTTTCGTTCAGTTTTGTATTCATACATCcttcaatttttgaatttcataGACTCATGATTTGTTATATATCAAATTATATACACTAATGTCGTACACCTATTAAAAATCTGTCAAAAATtctaaaatgttaattattttataatttattttttatctatGAGAACAAATTTGACTACCATGACAACAAAATATGGACCCTGGATTAGCCACATCTTCAACTAACGGTcaacttaacagattttcttaGTTGATGTAGGACGTTTAATTTATGGTAAGATGCTAGTATGTGAGTGGTTGAATAACACAATAGAGTTAGCTTCAGTTTGTTTATTTGAACTTCCTACACACACATAACCGAAaatgaaaaagttcaaaaacatTCACACTATTGTTGGCCTAATTTACTGAATCATTATAAAAGACACAGAGAGAGGGTGTGGCGGGtgtaaagagaaaaagagagatgtgtaattgtgagatgtttggtattccaccccattatgccttcatttatagtagtagagaaggtaaattccttaccctaataggattgcTACTCTAATAAGATAATATCTAGTCTATGAGATATGGTAGAATCCTATAAAGATATCTAAATCTCAAATGTCTAATCTCTAATCTCTAGTATTAGAAAGTCAGAAGTGAGTTTTTGTGTCTCAAGGCTTCACCAAAAAGAACTGGACACAAAAGCccctgaaacaaaaaaaaagtactaCTGATGTAAATAATGAATCTAAATGTTCCATGGGCATTTatgtaaataaaacaaaaaaaaattgacaaaaaaaaaagaaaaaaaaaagaaattgaaacgtGGGAAAAGGTTGGAGAGAACTGCACCACGTGCCATACAAAATAGTTTCCCTCAAACTCTGTAACTTCCGCAAATCCCATTTCAGACTTCACGCTTTCTTGGCAGTTAGAACTTAGAACCCTATATATATTTACCCAATTGGTAAAATTTAATTGGCAATACATTGCAGTGGAAGCTTTTTTACTTaccattttttatgttattttgccATGCTTTTTCAGCATTGGAATTTACTTGAGTTTAGATTGCAGAAAGCGAGCATAAGAGAATAATTAGAGAGTTTGCAGTGGTGTTGGATGTgtatgaagaagaaagagggaaGAAATCCGTGATTCCCATATCTGAAAGGTACTACAATTTTCGGTTTTGTAATGTTGCGAAAAGTTATTAACTTTCTATAAGCCAATGTCAAATGGTTAATAAGTTGTGTTTTATTGTAATGCTTCAGGTTCATAGGGATGAAAGTTGCTATGTACAAACAATTCGAGTTTGAAATCACTTTCGGTACCAAACTTAGTTTCAGCATGTTCCAAATTGACGGTTTTCTTAAAAACAGTCCAGCCAACACTGAACAGCCAGTTAATTTTGTGGCATCTAAGTTTTTGCTTTATCTTAGCTGAAGGAAGATATAGGTTGTTGTTTTGTTAATGACggtggatgatttggatgaaagtatgtatcttgagattttttttgcttttagttGTTTAGGCTCGAATTGAAGTTTTGTGGAATGAGATTCTTATACCAAATTGTTTCTATGTTCATTGCAGGTAATATAAGATTCAATgatctttctctttttatatgCCTTTGTCAAGTTTCTTGGACCAATTAACTACATATTTATAACTAACTTTGATAGGTGGTTCAACGAGTAGCTGATTTCTTTTTGCCCAAGCTTGAGTACTGTCAAGATTATTGCTCAAGTTACAGGGCAAGTTGAAGATTATTTCTGAAGTATGACGTGATCTCCTCTTCCCTTctctattaatttttctttactaGATAAAAATATCAATCCTTGCAAGTACATTATTTCACTAGAACAAATGTTTACCTGTACCAAAGGATGCAAGGCCAACAAAACTGGGGGATGTGGAGTGAAGAGCAAGCCTTAAATACTTCACTGCATTCTTAAAATGGTCATTAAAAACGTTGTGCACAAATGCATGAAATCCTCACTATTTGTAGAGTATGCCAATGGTATGGACAGCAACAGTGACTTCAAGCCCTCTGGTATGGGAACAAAGTATTGTAAGAGAAAGATTTGCTTTCATATTTAATCAGCTATTATAAGTGTTATCTTATTGAGGTTATATAACTAAAACACTGCATGCATGATAATAGTACGTAAACATGAAAGAAACCTAACCTGATGTATTGCCTGCAGCAACCATGGAAACAACTCGCACCGGGAGAAAACAATACCAAGCCTTCTATGAATTCCTAACTTTAACACAATGCTCTATGGGAAGCTGTTGTTGTTTATTTTTAGGGTTCATAGGGACCGGTACCATCCATAAAGGAAACATAAAATCTACTTTCTTGGCCTCTAAGTAATATATCATAATCATAATCGTTTACGGATTTCATCAATCCTATTTCCTATATAAGACTTATAATATATAAGATTGATATCTATTGGGTAATCAAATCACAATATATATTATTCCCTAATGATACACTCCTATTACATGTAGTAGACCATATCTATGTTGATTTATGTCGGACAAGtccaacattctcccacttggtcTACGAAATGTAATGCTCATGTTTTGTCTTAGAATAGAGACTAATATAACTTTAATGGCCATGTGCAATGATTATATCCCATCCTTATTCAAGTTTCTGTCAGATAAGCCATTCAACATGGAACTAACAAGATTGTAAAGTAATCATAACTCATAATCTTCATAATCACACATGTTGAATGCTTTACCTACATGAAAAACACCATCTAATTATGATCGAGAGATGAATTCATAACTGTAATTTTGTCTTTCCCTATATCATCCCAGATCTTTTTTATTGTAACCATGAAATTACACTTTATGCTTTAACAAACCTGTAAACTTGTCGATACAAGTATGTGTCACTCAATGAGTGATCGCATCCTTCATGTGATTTAAAACATGTATGTTAAAATTACATAATGCAGATATTATCTGCCTATAtgcatgaatatatatattaCCTTATGTGAACACTTAATCAGAAAACGTGTTTATGAATTAAAAATCTTATGGCAACAAAACTACAATCCATAGAATCCTTGTGAAAAACAACTCACGTATTCAGTGCAAAACTGACTAATATCATCTACTCCCATTAACTTAGCATATCGAGATCTACAATCAAACCCATGTTCTTTACATGTTGCTTAAAAGCTGCAATTGGTAACGCTTTATTCAAGGGATCTGCAAGCATTGATGCAGTGTCAATGTAGCTAACCTTGACAAAACCTTGTTTGATCTTCTCTCTGATGAGTCTGTACTTgatatgcatgtgtttggtaCTTGAAGACCTCTTATTATTCTTGGAGTAGAAAACAGCTGCAATGTTGTCACAAAAGATTTGCATTAGTTTAGCAACTATTCTCAGCACATTCATCCCTTCTATGAATTTGCCAATCCACAGAGCTTATGAAGTAGCTTCAAAACATGCCATGTATTCAGCCATCATTGTGGACGTTGCTATGTTCTTTTGCTTCATGCTTTTCCAAGAAATAGCACCTCCTGCCATCATAAATATGTAGCttgatgttgattttaatgaatCTTGACATCCTGCAAAATCCGAGTCACAATAACCAACTATTTCCAAGTCTGTGCCCTTCCCATAAACCAGCTTATAGTCTTTGGTTTTCTGCAAGTATCTTATCACTTTTTTGGCTGCAATCCAACGTGCTTGTTCAGATTTGACTGATACCTCCCTAATAAGCTCAATGCAAAAGATATATCAGGTTTAGTGCATACCTACATATACATTAAGCTATCCACCATTGAGGCATATGGCTTGTCATccatttctttcttctcaatttCAGTTTTTGGATATTGTTCTTTGCTTAATTTATCTCCCTTAGTAACTAGCACTTCACTTCCATTACTGTTTGACATATTAAATCTTTTCAGAATCTTGTCAATGTAACCCTTTTGTGAAAGACCAAGTAAACCTCTCTTCCTGTCACGTGTAATTTCAATTCCAAGGACATATGAAGCTTTTCCTATGTCATTCATCTCAAAATTGTCACTCAACAAGATTGTTATCTCTTGCAATAGACTCAAATCAGTGCCTGCAATTAatatatcatctacataaagtACTAAGATGATGAAATCTCTCCCACTAGACTTAACATAAATGCATTCATCTTCAGAGTTTTCAATAAAACCATGTGATTGCATAACTTCATCAAATTTTAGATACCATTGTCTAGATGTCTGCTTTAATCCATATATGGATTTCTTAAGTTTGCAGACTAATTCCTTTTCTCCTTCTTTGAGAAATCCTTCAGGTTGTCGCATATATATCTCTTCCTCAAGTTTACCATTTAAAAAAAAGctgttttgacatccatttgatgacGAAATAAATCATAGTGAGCAACTAAAGCCATTACAAACCTGAAGGAGTCTTTGGTGGAAACTGGTGATAATGTTTCATTATAGTCCACTCCTTCTTGCTGAGTGTACACCTTAGCTACAAGTCTGGCTTTTAGTCTCTCTATATTTCCTTTtgagtttttctttgttttgtatacCCATTTAAATCCAATCGGCTTAGATCCTTTTGGCAAAACTGCAAGTTCCCAGACTTCATTTTTCTGCATTGACTTAAATTCTGATTCCATAGCCTTTAGCCATTCTACTTGTTGTACATTGTTCATCGCTTTTTTGTAAGTCGATGGTTCCCTAATGTCAATGTCAGCCTCATTTAAATATGCAACAAAATCATCTGAGATCGCAGGTTTTCTCAGTCTTGTTGACTTTCTGAGTACAGGTGCAACTTGGTCCATAATTCCTTCTACAACTTGATTTTGTGTCTGCAGTGCATTATTTGCATCATCATGTATCACTTGGTCATTCACTGCATCATTATTCACATTCATTTGAATCTCATGTACACCATCATTTGTGACCGGAGCAACATGGTCCAAGGCTAAATGGTTGTCTTCACTTAGTGCAATATGATGCAATGAATTAGTTGCAATCTCTTCATTTTgcttttcaaattcaatttcattacttgTTGCTTCCATCGATCCTTATTCTATAAATTTCACCTTTCCAGTTTCGACCAATCTCATGGAGTGGTTAGGGCAGTAGAACCTGTAACCTTTTGTTCCCTAAGGATATCCCATAAAGTAGCAGCTCACTGTCTTAGGATCTAGTTTCCTTTCTTGAGGGTTATATACCCTTGCCTTAGCCCTACAACCCCAAATTCGAAGGTGTTGTAGACTTGGTTTTCTTTTATACCATAATTCAAAAGGTGTTGTAATCACTGATTTGCTGGGCACTCTATTAGATATATAATTTGCAGTCTTAATGGCATCACCCCACAAGTACATAGGTAAGCTTGTTGCACTCATCATACTTCTTACCACGTCTTTTAATGTGCGATTCTTCCTTTTTGATACTCCGTTTTGTTGTGGAGTACCGGGGTTCGTGTATTGTGCCactatcccttcattttctaaGTAAAGTGCAAAAGGTCCAGGATTTTTGCCATGTTCAGTGTATCTCCTATAGTACTCACCACCTCTATCGGACCTTACCACCTTGATCCTTTTCTCCAACTGTTTCTTTACCTCAGCCTTGTAGATTTTAAAAGCCATAAGTGCATTAGACTTCTCAGAGAGCAAATACAAATGACAATACCTTGAAAAGTCGTCTATGAAAGTTATAAAATACTTATAATCGTCATATGTTGGAGTGGGAAAAGGTCCACATATATCAGTGTGCACAAGTTCAAGTAGATCGGTGTTTTTCGTTGCATTCTTCTTGTGCGAATTAACCATTTTTCCTTTTATGCACTCAATACATGTGGCTGAATTATCTAACTCTAGCTTTGGTAATATACCGGTTTTGCTCAGAGTCTTAACTCTCTCAATTGAAATGTGACCCAATCTTTTGTGACAGAGGGTGGATGATGTCTCAATTAGATTAAGCCCTTTTTGTCCAACCATATTAGCCATGTAACAAGATTCCTTGCAGTTAAGTTGAAACATGCCACCAATATGAGAACCATTTCCAATAACTTGCAAATTCTGATAAATAATGAAGCCACTGTCATTTATtgataattcaaaatttttctTAACAAGCTGACTAACTGACCCTAGATTCCTTCTAATTGAAGGTACATAACAAACATCTCTCAAATCCAAAATAAAACCAGACTCAAGCTTTATTCTAACTGTTCCAATGAGCTTGACAGCAGCTTTGTCACCATGTCCCAGGATCACTGAGatttcatactttcttggcaccCTCTTGTCTATGAAGCACTGCAAGGAATTAGTCACATGTATTGAGGCACCACTGTCAATCCACCATGAATCTCTAGCAAATTCAGTGTTATTTatctcaaaacaaactaatacTTCACCTTTATAAATTGAAATATTACCttttcccttgccattttcaATCCATTTCTTATATTTCTGACAATTTCCCTTCATGTGTCCAGTTTTCTTGCAGAAGAAGCACTTCCCTTTAACACTTTTGAAATTGTTATTCACTCCAAGCTTTGATGCGTCTTTCCCATTATCTGTCTTTTGATCATCGTTCTTGAAATCAGTAACCATGTTGACCTTCTTCCCAGAAATTTGTGACCTGATATGTTGTTCTTCATGTACACATATGGCAATTAATTAGTTCATACTCCACTTCTCTTTCTGTGCATTATATGTGCTCTTCAGTTGTGAGTATTCATTAGGCAATGAATTGAGTGCTATATGAACTAGAAATGCATCATTCATAGGAACATCCAGTGCATTCAGCTTCGCACCAACGTCCAGTAGCTCCAGTATATGCTCTCTCACACATCCCATGCCATTATATTTCTTTGTGATGAGTTCATTCATGAGATTACCTATCTTAGCTTTGTCTGATTCCTTAAACTTCTCCTGAATCGAGGTCAGGTACTCCTTTACAGTCTCAGATTTCGGTATTCCTCTCCTCACTATGTCAGACATGGACTTTTTGATCACCAGAAGAGCATTACGATTTTCTTTCAACCATCTTTCGTATTTGGCCCTAACATCAACAACTGCATCTGCAACAGGTTCTTAAAGAGATTCTTCCCTTCTAGCTATGTCAAGATCCATTAACCCCAGACATATGTCTATGTCTTGCTTCCACTTTTTGTAGTTTGTACCACTTAAGGTTTGAACTGTGTTCACAGCATTCATAACTGAATGTACAACATGCAtactttaaaattaaacatcCCAATAAACTTCATAAGACAAGATTAATTCAACACTTAGGAGCTGATGAATCAAACTGCTTCTAACACTAACATATACATTATATTAGTTACCTTCATGGTAGTTTCTAACACATATAAGCAGATAGAAAAAACCACAACCAGTGTAATGCATATATTATGTTATGCCATTCAAAAACTAACCATGAAAACACGATCAACACCTATAAGCAGATGAACTGCATCCATGTTAGGATTTCGAATGCAATTGTGAACAGTAACTTGATTATATTATTCAGCTATTTCATGATAATCGGCTAGGGCTTAAGTATATGATCTAACCagataacatatatatactgaTCACGCAGACTTTATAGGCACCAATGTACCATTCACTCAGCAGATTATAAAAGCATTGATTATAGCTGTGATTGCAGGTTTTAACTATATAACCTAgggctttgataccaattgttaTCTTATTGAGGTTATATAACTAAAACACTGCATGCATGATAATAGTACGTAAACATGAAAGAAACCTAACCTGATGTATTGCCTGCAGCAGCCATGGAAACAACTCGCACTGAGAGAAAACAATACCAATCCTTCTATGAATTCCTAACTTTAACACAATGCTTTATGGGAAGCTGTTGTCGTGCATTTTTAGGGTTCATATGGACCAGTATATATATAGGCCAAAAACTTTAAGTTCCATCCATAAAGGAAACATAAAATCTACATTCTTGGCCTCCAAGTAATATATCATAATCATAATCGTATAAGGATTTCATCAATCCTATTTCCTATATAAGACTCATAATATATAAGATTGATTTCTATTGGGTAATCAAATCACAATATATATTATTCTCTAAATATACACTCCTATTACGTGTAGTAGACCATATCTAGGTTGATTTATGTCAGACAAGTCCAACAATAAGAACATGAATTGAATTAGTTGGTGATTTCGAAGTAATATGATATCATTTCCAACTTTATTGTTGTCTTCC
Coding sequences:
- the LOC137712147 gene encoding uncharacterized protein; the encoded protein is MNAVNTVQTLSDAVVDVRAKYERWLKENRNALLVIKKSMSDIVRRGIPKSETVKEYLTSIQEKFKESDKAKIGNLMNELITKKYNGMGCVREHILELLDVGAKLNALDVPMNDAFLVHIALNSLPNEYSQLKSTYNAQKEKWSMN